A section of the Mergibacter septicus genome encodes:
- a CDS encoding DNA-methyltransferase, with amino-acid sequence MNNTLPINTIINGECISEMKKLPDSCIDLIIADPPYNLSKGGEWKWDKSAELQGMGGNWNKVMQDWDNFTFESYMTFTKAWLAEAKRILKPTGSMWIFGTYHNSGVINVICQMLGIEIINEVVWYKRNAFPNLAGRRLTASHETILWCNKGGKKREYYFDYEYSKSGDFSYDGLKMPGKQMRTVWDISNNKEKSELAYGKHPTQKPIRILERMIKLASKEGDIMLTPFSGSGSECVAAKMTGRKYIGIELDNSYCEIATERLNYFEEYGYQLGQFSLNLFKSEAAK; translated from the coding sequence ATGAATAACACATTACCAATTAATACTATCATCAATGGAGAGTGCATATCTGAAATGAAGAAATTGCCTGACTCATGTATTGATTTAATTATTGCGGATCCGCCATATAACCTCTCGAAAGGTGGGGAGTGGAAATGGGACAAGAGTGCTGAACTACAAGGTATGGGGGGCAACTGGAATAAAGTCATGCAAGATTGGGATAATTTCACATTTGAATCCTACATGACATTTACAAAAGCATGGCTTGCTGAAGCTAAGAGAATACTCAAGCCTACTGGTTCTATGTGGATTTTTGGTACCTATCACAACAGCGGTGTTATCAATGTCATTTGCCAAATGCTTGGAATTGAGATAATCAATGAAGTTGTTTGGTACAAAAGAAATGCCTTCCCTAATTTGGCAGGAAGAAGGTTGACTGCCAGTCATGAAACTATTTTATGGTGCAATAAGGGCGGAAAGAAAAGAGAATACTATTTTGATTATGAGTATTCAAAAAGCGGAGATTTTTCTTATGATGGTCTAAAAATGCCTGGAAAGCAAATGCGAACCGTATGGGATATATCCAATAATAAAGAAAAAAGCGAGCTTGCATACGGCAAGCATCCTACACAAAAACCAATTAGAATCCTCGAAAGAATGATTAAACTGGCGTCCAAAGAAGGCGATATTATGCTCACTCCTTTTTCAGGTTCAGGAAGTGAATGTGTTGCAGCAAAAATGACAGGAAGAAAATACATTGGTATTGAACTTGATAATTCCTACTGTGAAATTGCAACAGAACGTTTGAATTATTTCGAGGAATATGGATATCAGCTTGGCCAATTCAGCTTAAATCTGTTCAAAAGCGAGGCTGCCAAATGA
- a CDS encoding helix-turn-helix domain-containing protein, protein MSISNRLREVMEYKGLNIKAFAELLDMPYRTLQNYLLNERDPSAEVLIKVSDVLNVNLNWLMRGEGEMFRSSMNENELSEKEKQLINHYRKMSNDTQIAFDISFKYLFEKSSC, encoded by the coding sequence ATGAGTATAAGCAACCGTTTAAGAGAAGTGATGGAGTATAAAGGCTTGAATATCAAAGCCTTTGCTGAATTACTTGATATGCCTTACCGTACCCTTCAGAACTATTTACTTAATGAACGTGATCCGAGTGCTGAAGTTTTAATCAAAGTTAGTGATGTATTAAATGTCAATTTGAATTGGTTAATGCGTGGAGAGGGGGAAATGTTTCGCAGCTCTATGAATGAAAATGAACTAAGCGAAAAAGAAAAGCAGCTAATCAACCACTATCGAAAAATGTCGAATGATACGCAGATTGCTTTTGATATCTCTTTTAAATACTTGTTTGAAAAAAGTAGCTGCTAA
- a CDS encoding IS1595 family transposase: MAQHFRLSAAARQLSVDSLANLSDAEIFQLLKQARWGNADEMNDVICPHCHTRHHAYFISTRKQWQCKHCQHRFSITAGTIFQGAKLSLRKIVLAIFYFATESKGLSAITLSHKLNVQYKTAWVLLHKFRESLDKAKDLTPLSGEVHIDGAYMNNYIRPKNFRHKRIDRRWKCYQRADKSCVLVFRQRAVNQEVMKGADRSIVALVKEENTKDILDLTQRLVKPNSRIHTDEHSSYDSLAFHYDLWRVSHSKEYCSIDGITNNLAESFFSRLRRAITGIYHKMNNKYLMFYANEIAWLEDNRRKSVKEKFEQLLKCCLNTLPSRDFIGYWQGNKKAEALFGLASLTASNDSHYLNAA; this comes from the coding sequence ATGGCACAACATTTTCGGTTATCAGCGGCAGCACGCCAGCTATCTGTAGATAGCTTGGCGAACTTGTCTGATGCCGAAATTTTTCAGCTATTGAAACAAGCTCGTTGGGGAAATGCAGATGAAATGAACGATGTTATTTGTCCGCATTGCCATACTCGCCACCACGCCTATTTCATTTCTACTCGTAAACAATGGCAGTGCAAACATTGCCAACATCGTTTTTCTATTACAGCAGGCACTATTTTTCAAGGTGCAAAACTTTCCTTGCGTAAAATTGTATTGGCAATTTTCTATTTTGCGACCGAAAGCAAAGGATTATCTGCTATTACGTTATCACATAAGCTCAACGTGCAATATAAAACAGCGTGGGTACTGCTGCATAAATTCCGAGAATCCCTTGATAAAGCCAAAGATTTAACACCGTTAAGTGGAGAAGTTCATATTGATGGGGCTTACATGAATAACTATATTCGCCCTAAAAACTTTCGCCATAAACGTATTGATAGACGATGGAAATGCTATCAGCGTGCAGATAAATCTTGTGTGTTGGTATTCCGCCAAAGAGCAGTTAATCAAGAAGTGATGAAAGGAGCTGATAGAAGTATTGTAGCCTTAGTTAAAGAAGAAAATACGAAAGACATACTGGATTTAACGCAACGCTTAGTCAAACCAAACAGCAGGATTCATACTGATGAACATTCTTCTTATGACAGTTTAGCCTTTCATTATGATTTATGGCGAGTAAGCCATTCGAAAGAATACTGTTCAATTGACGGTATAACGAATAATCTTGCCGAATCCTTTTTCTCACGGCTACGGCGAGCAATTACAGGCATCTACCACAAGATGAACAATAAATATCTGATGTTCTATGCCAATGAAATAGCGTGGCTAGAAGATAATCGCCGAAAAAGTGTAAAAGAAAAATTTGAGCAATTACTAAAATGTTGCTTAAACACCTTGCCATCACGAGATTTTATAGGGTACTGGCAAGGTAATAAAAAAGCCGAAGCATTGTTTGGTTTAGCAAGCCTGACTGCTTCAAACGATTCACACTACCTAAATGCAGCGTAA
- a CDS encoding helix-turn-helix domain-containing protein, which yields MKNLILNEKELRKKMIDLNIKTINELAIKAGVSKPTIYEYINGKSPLSAAFVRLCDYLNVDPHEILIESETTSIED from the coding sequence ATGAAGAACTTGATACTCAACGAAAAAGAACTTCGCAAAAAGATGATTGATTTGAATATTAAGACTATCAATGAATTGGCAATAAAGGCTGGAGTATCCAAACCCACAATATATGAATATATAAACGGAAAATCTCCGCTGTCAGCAGCATTTGTTCGTTTATGTGACTATTTAAATGTGGATCCACATGAAATCTTAATTGAAAGCGAAACAACATCCATTGAGGACTAA
- the mglB gene encoding galactose/glucose ABC transporter substrate-binding protein MglB: protein MKKAVLGALTLSLALGLGLSTVSYAKKDPRIGVTIYKYDDNFMALMRKDILSDAKKIGGIDLLMNDSQNAQSIQNDQVDGLLAKGVKVLAINLVDPAAAPTIIRKAKDADVPVIFFNKDPGQKAIDSYAKAYYVGTDPKESGVIQGDLIAEQWQANPDLDLNKDGKIQYVLLKGEPGHPDAEARTKYVIEELQIKGIPVEELFLDTGMWDAALAKDKTDAWLSSPKASEIEVIIANNDSMAMGALEATKAHGKKLPIYGVDALPEALQLIKKGELAGTVLNDGANQALAVVQLAKNLAYGKPATDGTQWQMVNRYIRIPYVGVSKKNLDTFLK from the coding sequence ATGAAGAAAGCGGTACTTGGTGCATTAACATTATCTCTCGCTCTAGGTTTAGGTTTAAGCACTGTTAGTTATGCTAAAAAAGATCCACGAATTGGCGTAACAATTTATAAATATGATGATAACTTTATGGCTTTAATGCGTAAAGATATTCTCAGTGATGCGAAAAAAATCGGTGGTATTGATTTATTAATGAATGATTCTCAAAACGCTCAATCTATTCAAAATGACCAAGTTGATGGCTTGTTAGCAAAAGGGGTGAAAGTTCTTGCAATTAACTTAGTTGATCCTGCTGCAGCACCAACGATTATTAGAAAAGCAAAAGATGCGGATGTACCAGTTATTTTCTTTAATAAAGATCCGGGGCAAAAAGCAATTGATAGTTATGCTAAAGCTTACTATGTAGGTACCGATCCAAAAGAATCAGGCGTTATCCAAGGGGACTTAATTGCTGAACAATGGCAGGCAAACCCAGATCTAGATTTAAATAAAGATGGAAAAATTCAGTATGTTCTTTTAAAAGGAGAACCCGGTCATCCTGATGCGGAAGCACGTACGAAGTATGTGATTGAAGAATTGCAAATTAAAGGTATTCCTGTCGAAGAATTATTTTTAGATACAGGAATGTGGGATGCAGCTTTAGCAAAAGATAAAACTGATGCTTGGTTATCTAGTCCAAAAGCAAGTGAAATTGAGGTAATCATTGCGAATAATGACAGTATGGCAATGGGGGCATTAGAAGCTACTAAAGCACACGGCAAAAAACTACCAATTTATGGGGTTGATGCTTTACCAGAAGCATTACAATTAATCAAAAAAGGAGAGTTGGCTGGTACAGTGCTAAATGATGGTGCAAATCAAGCGTTAGCTGTGGTGCAATTAGCTAAGAATTTAGCTTATGGAAAACCAGCAACTGATGGAACGCAGTGGCAAATGGTCAATCGTTATATCCGCATACCTTATGTTGGAGTATCTAAAAAGAATTTAGATACATTTCTGAAATAA
- a CDS encoding Dam family site-specific DNA-(adenine-N6)-methyltransferase: MFKPVIKWSGSKRSQSSKIKEFLPNKFNRYYEPFIGGGSMLYAINPVDAICGDICVPLIDLWNEIKNNPIELSEAYRLRWTRLQIEGYQTYYEIRDDFNKNRSPEDLLFLSRTCVNGLIRFNTNGDFNNSLHHTRPGISPDSLEKIILDWSKHIQGTEFIAADYTITTEMAKEGDLIYLDPPYFHTKGRYYGTIDFETFLTNLEKLNSKGIKYMLSFDGIRGEDDFTVELPKELYKRHELIPSGNSSFKKVMDKESILVSESLYLNW, translated from the coding sequence ATGTTTAAACCAGTTATAAAGTGGAGCGGTAGTAAGCGAAGCCAATCCTCAAAAATAAAAGAATTTTTACCCAATAAATTCAATAGGTACTACGAGCCATTTATTGGTGGCGGATCAATGCTATATGCTATAAATCCAGTCGATGCTATTTGTGGAGATATTTGTGTACCGCTAATTGATTTATGGAATGAAATCAAAAACAACCCCATTGAATTATCTGAAGCATACCGACTCCGTTGGACAAGATTACAAATAGAAGGTTATCAAACATATTACGAAATCAGAGATGATTTCAACAAAAATCGTTCTCCTGAAGATCTTTTGTTCTTATCCAGAACTTGCGTCAATGGACTAATTCGTTTTAATACAAACGGCGACTTCAATAATTCTTTGCATCATACTCGTCCTGGCATATCCCCAGACAGTTTAGAAAAGATTATTCTGGATTGGTCTAAACATATCCAAGGTACGGAGTTTATTGCTGCAGACTACACAATTACAACTGAAATGGCCAAAGAGGGGGATCTGATATATTTAGACCCTCCATACTTTCATACGAAGGGGCGTTATTACGGAACTATTGATTTTGAGACTTTCCTTACCAATCTTGAAAAGTTAAACAGTAAAGGAATTAAATATATGCTCTCGTTTGATGGTATCAGAGGTGAGGATGACTTTACTGTTGAATTACCAAAGGAATTGTATAAGCGTCATGAGCTCATCCCTTCTGGCAATTCCAGTTTCAAAAAGGTTATGGATAAAGAAAGCATCCTCGTTTCAGAGTCTCTGTATCTAAACTGGTAA